From Rhodovibrio salinarum DSM 9154:
TCGCCATCCTTGCGTTTCGCCACCGCCCTCGCCCGCTTGATTCGGCGGGCGCCTTCAAACTGTTGGCGGTGTGCTGTTGCTTTGACTCTGCGCCGGGGTCTTTCAGACTCCGGCGCTGCGGCGGTCATCTATAGAGGTCGCAAGCGCGCCTGGGGCACGCCACAGCCGGCGGTCAGCCTAGCTGCTGGCCTCCTCGACCTTCACCAGATGCGCGACCTTGGCAATCATGCCGCGCACCGCGGGTGTATCCTCAAGCTCGCGGGTGCGCCCGCGATGGGTCAGGCCCAGGCCCAGCAGCGTCTCGCGCTGGGCACGCTTGCGGTGGTTGCCGCCGCGCACCTGCGTGACCCGAACGGTCTTCTTCTTCGACGTCGCCATGGACGGTTACTCCCCGCTGGTATGCGCTTCGTCGCGGCGGCCGACGATGTCGGACACCTTCTTGCCACGGCGCTGGGCGACCTGGCGCGGGCTGTAGCTGCTGGTCAGGCCGTCGACGGTCGCCTTGATCATGTTGTGCGGGTTCTGCGTCCCGTTTGACTTGGCGACCACGTCCTGCACGCCGAGCGCCTCGAAGATCGCGCGCATCGGGCCGCCGGCGATGATCCCGGTGCCTGGAGGCGCCGCACGCAGCGTAACCCGGCCGGCGCCGAAGTGACCCTTGACGTCGTGGTGCAGCGTCCGGCCCTCGCGCAGCGGCACGCGGACCATGTTCCGCTTGGCCTGGTCGGTGCCCTTGCGGATCGCCTCGGGAACCTCGCGCGCCTTGCCGTTGCCGTAGCCGACCCGGCCCTTGCCGTCGCCGACGACGACCAGCGCGGCGAAGCCGAAGCGACGGCCACCGGCCACAACCTTGGCGACGCGGTTGATGTGTACGAGCTTTTCGATCAGCTCGCTGTCTTCGCCTCGGCGATCTTGCTGCCTGTTGTCGCGTGCCATCGAATTCCCAATCCCTAGAACGTAAGGCCGCCTTCACGCGCGGCGTCGGCGAGCGCCTGAACGCGCCCGTGATAGGCGTAGCCGCTGCGGTCGAACACGACCTTGTCGACGCCGGCCTTGCTGGCGCGCTGCGCGACCAGCTTGCCGACCTCGATCGCCGCGTTCTTGTCGTTGCGGCTGGACAGCTTGTCGCGCAATTCCGGGTCCATCGACGAAGCGAACGCAACCGTGTTGCCGGCGGCGTCGTCGATCACCTGCGCGTAGATGTACTTGTTCGAACGGAACACCGACAGGCGCGGCCGGTTGCCGCCCTTGCGCCGGATCGCCAGACGCTGACGGAACTTCCGCCGCTGGCGCAGTTTGCGTGCGTCGAGCATGGTTACTTCTTCTTGCCTTCCTTACGCAGGATCGTCTCGTCGACGTACTTGATACCCTTGCCCTTATACGGCTCGGGTGGACGCATCGCGCGGATCTCTGCGGCAAACTGGCCGACGCTCTGCTTGTTCGCGCCGGACACCTTGATCGAGGTCGGCTTCGGACATTCCACCGTCAGATCCGACGGGATCGGGTAGTGGATGTCGTGACTGAAGCCGAGCTGCAGGAACAGATTGCTGCCCTGGACCTGGGCGCGGAACCCCACGCCGTTGATCTCCAGTTCGCGGGAGAAGCCGGTCGTCACGCCGGTCACCATGTTGGCCACGATCGCGCGCGTCGTGCCCCACATGGCGCGGGCTTTCGGATTCTCCTCATCAACCGGGCGCACGGTGAACTGTCCGTCCTTCTGCTCGGTGCGCACAAGGTCGTTCACCGGCGCGGACAGCTCGCCCTTCTGACCCTTCACGCGGATCTCCGTTTCGCGCACGTCGATCTCGACGCCGCTGGGGATCGCTACCGGGTTCTTGCCTACGCGGGACATTTCGACGCCTCTCGTTCTAGAACACGCGGCAGAGCACTTCGCCGCCGACGTTCGCCTGGCGGGCCTCGGCGTCCGAGAGCACGCCCTGCGGCGTCGACAGGATGGTGATGCCGAGACCGTTGTAGACGCGCGGCAGCTCCTTGATCTTGGAGTAGACGCGCCGCCCGGGTCGGCTGATCCGGCTGATCTCCTGGATCACCGGCTCGCCTTCGTTGTACTTCAACTCGATCTCGACCTCGCGCACACCGGGGCGCACATCGCGCACCCCGTAGCCGCGGATGAAGCCCTCGCGCTGCAGCACCTCAAGCACGTTTTGGTGCAGCCGCGAGCCGGGCGCCGAGATCGTCCGCTTGTTGGCCATCTGGCCATTGCGGATCCGTGTCAGCAGGTCCCCGAGGGGATCGCTCAGTGCCATTGCCGGCGCTCCCTTGCTTACCAGCTGGACTTGACCATGCCCGGAATCTCCCCGGACAGGGCCAGCTCACGCAGCGCGATACGCGACACCCGGAACTTGCGGTAGTACCCGCGGGCCCGGCCGGTGATCTCGCAGCGGTTGTTGACGCGCGTGCGCGAAGAGTTGCGGGGCAGCTTCGCCAGATCCAGGTGGGCCTGGAACCGCTCCTCCGGCGACAGCGACATGTCGCGCCCGCGCTGCTTCAGCTCGGCGCGCTTCGCGGCGTACTTATCCGCCATCTGCCGCCGGCGCTTGTTGGTCTCGAAGTCGCTCTTCTTAGCCATCTCGTCTTGCTCTCCTTGCCGCCGCTCAGGACTGGAACGGCATGTCGAAGGCCTTGAGGAGCGCACGGGCTTCCTCGTCGGTCGTCGCCGTGGTGCAAATCGCGATGTCCAGCCCCCGGATCATGTCGACATCGTCGTAGTTGATCTCAGGGAAGACGATCTGCTCCTTCAGGCCCATCGAGAAGTTCCCGCGGCCGTCGAAGGACTTCGGCGGCACGCCGCGGAAGTCGCGCACGCGCGGCAGCGCAATCGTGACCAGCCGGTCCAGGAACTCGTACATCCGGTCGCGACGCAGCGTGACCTTGCAGCCAAGCGGCATGTTCTCACGCACGCGGAAGCCGGCGATCGACTTCTTCGCGCGGGTCACCACCGCCTTCTGGCCGGCCAGCTTGCCCAGATCGTTGACCGCGTTCTGGACCCGCTTGGTGTCCTGGGTCGCCTCACCGACGCCCATATTGATCACGATCTTCTGCAGGCGCGGGACCTGCATCGGGTTGGTGTACGCAAACTGCTCGTGAAGCTGCTTGCGCACCTCGGTGTCGTAGTGCTCTTTCAGTCGGGCCGCCATGGCTCGTGTCTCCAGTGCTCGGGCGTTCTTAGCGGTCGATGGTCTCGCCGGAGCGCCGCGCCACGCGCACCTTGCGGCCGTCGTCGAGCGTGCGGAAGCCGACGCGGGTCGGCTTGCCGTCCTTGGGGTCGGACACCGCGATATTGGAGACGTGGATCGACGCCTCCTTCTCTTCGATGCCGCCCTGGGACTGCATGCTCTGGCGCTGGTGGCGCTTGACCACGTTCACGCCCTGCACGACTGCGCGCTGCTCGCGCGGGTCCAAACGCAGGACCTCGCCGCTCTTGCCCTTGTCTTTGCCGCTCAGGACGACAACCGTGTCGCCCTTCTTGATCTTGTTCGCCATCACAGCACCTCGGGGGCGAGCGAGATGATCTTCATGAACTTGCGCGCACGCAGCTCGCGGGTCACCGGGCCAAAGATACGCGTGCCGATCGGCTCGTTCTGCCGGTTCAGCAACACGGCGGCGTTCCGGTCGAAGCGGATGCCGGTGCCGTCCTGCCGGTGAATCTCCTTCGCGGTGCGCACGACGACGGCCTTGTGGACATCGCCCTTCTTCACGCGGCCGCGGGGGATCGCTTCCTTCACCGAGACCACGATCACGTCGCCAACACTGGCGAACTTGCGCTTCGACCCGCCCAGCACCTTGATGCACTGGACCCGGCGCGCGCCGGAGTTGTCGGCGACGTCCAGCTGGGTTTGCATCTGGATCATCGGTTTCTACCCTTCTGTTCTATCCGGCCGGCAGGCAGCTAGCCCGCGGCCTGCTCGTCGCCGACCACTTCCCAGCGCTTCGTCTTGGAATGCGGGGCGCATTCCCGGATCCGGACGAAGTCGCCGACCTTCGCGGCGTTCGCCTCATCGTGGGCGGAGTACCGCTTGGAGCGCTTGATAAACTTCTTGTACAGCGGGTGCTTGACCCGGCGCTCGACGCTGACCTGAACGGTCTTCTCGCCCTTGTCCGAGACCACGTACCCCTGCAGGATTCGCCGCGGCATAGCTTACGTCTCCTTGCCCGGGAGGTTCTTGTTCTTCTCGGTGAGCAGGGTCTTGATGCGCGCGATATCGCGGCGCACTTCCTTGACCCGCCCGGTGTTTTCGAGCTGCCCGCTTGCCTTCTGGAAGCGCAGGTTAAACTGCTCCTTACGCAGCTGGAGCAGCTGTTCCTTCAGCTGATCGGCGGTCTTGGCGCGCCCTTCTTCGGCCTTCATCGCGTCTTAGCCCTCCAAGCGCGTCACGAATTTGGTCTCCACCGGCAGCTTGGCCGACGCCAGGCGGAACGCCTCCTCGGCGACCTCCTGCGGCACGCCGTCCAGCTCGAAGATCACGCGGCCCGGGCGAACGCGGGCGCACCACCACTCAACGGTGCCCTTGCCCTTGCCCATACGGACCTCAGCCGGCTTGTCGGTGATCGGGACATCCGGGAAGATCCGGATCCACAGCTTACCGACGCGGCGCATGTGGCGGGTAATCGACCGGCGGGCCGCCTCGATCTGCCGCGCGGAGATGCGCGCGCTCGAGGTCGCCTTGAGGCCGTACCGGCCGAAGTTCAGCTGCGTGCCGCCCTTGGCGACACCGCGGAGCTTCGATTTGCCTTTCTGAACCTTGCGGTACTTGGTTCGATTCGGCTGTAGCATCTTGGCCGATCCTCAAACGTCTAGCGTGGTTTCCCCTGGACCGCCGGTCCCTCGGGCCCGGCGGTCGGTTCGGAGACCTAGCGCCGGCCGGTCGGCCGGAAGCGGCCTCACGGGCCCACTGGTTACTGGTTGCGCCCGGTGGTTTCCTGGCGCTTGTCCTGTGCGTGCGGGTCGTGGGCCAGGATCTCGCCCTTGAACACCCAGACCTTCACGCCGCATGTGCCATAGGCCGTCTTCGCCGTGGCGTCGCCGTAGTCGATGTCCGCGCGCAGCGTGTGCAGCGGCACCCGACCCTCGTGGTACCACTCGGTCCGGGCGATCTCGCTGCCGCCCAGACGGCCGGAGCAGGTGATGCGGATGCCCTGGGCCCCCAGGCGCATGGCCGACTGCACCGACCGCTTCATGGCGCGGCGGAAGGCCACCCGGCGCTCCAGCTGATTGGCGATGTTCTCCGCCACCAGCTTGGCCTCGATCTCCGGCTTGCGGACCTCGAGGATGTTCAGGTGGACCTCGCTCTCGGTCATCTTCTGCAGGTCCTGGCGCAGGCGCTCGATATCCGCGCCCTTCTTGCCGATCACCACGCCCGGACGGGCGGTGTGGATCGTGATCCGCGCCTTCTTCGCCGGCCGCTCGATGATGATCCGCGAGACACCGGCCTGGTGCAGATGCTTCTTCAGGTAGCGACGCAGCCGCAGGTCCTCGTGCAGCAGATCGCCGTACTGCTGGCGCGCGGCGAACCAACGCGAGTCCCAGGTCCGGTTGATACCGAGCCGCAGGCCGGTCGGATTGATTTTGTTACCCATCTCAGGCGCTCTCCTCGCGCTCGCGGACCACCACGGTCAGGCGGCTGAACGGCTTGTCGATCCGGCCGACGCTGCCCCGGGCCCGCGGCCGGAAGCGTTTCATCACCAACGACTTGCCCACCGACGCCTCGGAGACGTACAGCCGATCGACGTCGAGCTGGTGGTTGTTCTCCGCGTTGGCGATCGCCGACTGGAGGACCTTGCGAACGTCTTCCGCCACCTTGCGCTTGCAGAAGCTGAGCTCCGCCAACGCCGTCTCGGCGCCACGCCCCCGGATCAGACCGCACACCTCGTTGAGCTTGCGCGGGCTTGTCCGGATTGAGCGCGCCATCGCGTACGCCTCGTTCTCAGCGACGGGGCGGGCGCTTTTTGCCTTACCCATCGCGCTATCTCCTCTTCGCCTTCTTGTCGGCGGCGTGGCCGGTGAACGTGCGGGTCGGGGCGAACTCGCCGAGCTTGTGGCCAACCATATGCTCGGTGACCAGTACCGGCAGGAACTTCTTGCCGTTGTAGACACCGAAGGTCAGGCCGACGAACTGCGGCATGATGGTCGAACGCCGCGACCAGGTCTTGATGATCTCTTTACGGCCCTTCTCGCGGGCGTTCTCTGCCTTCTCCAGCAGAAACCCGTCGACGAACGGACCTTTCCAAACCGAGCGCGCCAAGATCGGTCCTCCGTTAGCTGCGCTGCTTATTCCGACGGCGGACGATCAGCCGGTCGGTCTTCTTGTTCTTCCGGGTCTTCGCACCCTTCGTGGGCTTGCCCCACGGGTTCACCGGATGGCGGCCACCGCTGGTGCGGCCCTCGCCACCGCCGTGTGGGTGGTCGATCGGGTTCATGGCCACGCCGCGGACGCTCGGGCGCTTGCCCAGCCAACGGTTGCGGCCGGCCTTGCCCTTGTTGATGTTGGCGTGGTCCTGATTGGACACCGCGCCGATCGTGGCCATGCACTCACCGCGCACCATCCGGACCTCACCGGAGCCCATGCGCAGCAGGGCGTACCCCTGATCACGCCCGACCAGCTGAACGTACGAGCCGGCGGCGCGGGCGATCTGGCCCCCCTTGCCGGCCTTCATCTCGACGTTGTGGATGATCGAGCCGATCGGCACCGATTTCAGCGGCATCGCGTTGCCGGGCTTCACGTCGGTCTTCTCATCCGCAATCACCCGGTCGCCTGCCTTCAGACGCTGCGGCGCCAGGATGTAGGCCTGATCGCCGTCCTCGTAGGTGAGCAGCGCGATGTAGGCCGTGCGGTTCGGATCGTACTCGATGCGCTCGACCGTCGCCGGCACACCGAACTTCTCGCGGCGCTTGAAGTCGACGATCCGGTACGTGCGCTTCGCCCCGCCGCCGCGACGGCGCGCGGTGATACGGCCCTGGTTGTTACGGCCGCCGGACTTGGACAAACCGTCGGTCAGCTTCTTGACGGGCTGGCCGCGATACAGGTCCTTGCGGTCGACCGTGACCAGCTGGCGCTGCGTCGGGGTGCGCGGATTATAGGTCTTCAGCGCCATCTTTTAAATCCCCGTCGTCACGTCGATGGAGTGACCCTCGGCGAGGGACACGTAGGCCTTCTTGGAATCCGACCGACGGCCCCGGATGCCACGGAAGCGCTTCACCTTGCCCTTCTGGCGCAGGGTGTTCACGTCCGTGACCTTGACCGAGAACAAGCTCTCCACCGCCGCCTTGATCTCCGGCTTGGTGGCATCCAGCGGCACCTCGAAGGTGACCTGGTTGTGTTCCTGGTTCAGGGTCGACTTCTCGGTGATCACCGGACGCTTCACCAGGGTGTACATCCGCTCCTGGCTCGGCTTCGGCCGGGTCTTGCCTTTGATCGCCTGGGCTTCGCGCCTCATGTCAGTCGCGCCTCCAGCGCCTGGACGGCTTCCTTGGTCAGCACGAGCGTATCGTGCCGCAGGATGTCGTGGACATTCGCACCGACCTGCGGCAGCACGTCGATTCCGACGATGTTGCGCGCGGCCAGCGAGAAGTTCTGATCGAGCTGCGCGCCGCCGATCACCAGGGCGTTCGCAACCCCCATCGAATCGAGCTTCTTCTGCAGCTCCTTTGTGCGCGGGCTTTCCGCCGTGGCCTGCTCCAGCACCACCAGCTTGCCCTCGGCGGCCTTCGCCGACAGCGCGGTCTTCAGTCCCAGACGACGCACCTTCTTCGGCAGGTCGTGGGCGAAGTCGCGCGGACGCGGGCCGTGTGCGACACCGCCGCCGCGGAAGATGTTGGCGTTGCGCGAGCCGTGACGGGCGCGGCCGGTGCCCTTCTGCCGGTAGATCTTGGTCTTCGAGGTCGTGACCTCGCCCCGGGTCTGGGTCGACGCGCTACCGACGCGGCGCTTGGCCAGCTGCCAGTTGACCACGCGCGCCAGGATGTCCTTGCGCACCGGCTGGGCGAACACGCTGTCGCTCAGCTCGATCTCGCCGGCCTGCTTATTGTCCAGCGTGGTGACCGGGCACTTCATGGCTATTCGTCCTTCTTCTCTTCACCACCGGCCTCGGCGCCGCTCTCGTCGCCGACCGTGGCGCCCTGATCGCCCTCGAGCTCCTCGGCCGTCTCGGCGAGCGGATCCTGCTCGGCGCTGACCTCGGACTCGGCCGTGCCGCGCAGCCCAGCCGGGAACGGCACGTTCTCGGGCAGCGTGCGCTTGATCGCATCGGCCACCCGCACCCAGGAGCCATCGGCGCCGGGGATGTTGCCGCGTACCAGGATCAGGTTGCGCTCACCATCGACGGAGACGACCTGCAGGCTCTGCGTGGTGACCTTCCGCTGGCCCATGTGGCCGTGCATCTTCTTGCCCTTGAAGACCTTACCCGGGTCCTGCATCTGACCCGTCGAGCCCTGCGAGCGGTGCACAGCCGACACGCCGTGGGTGGCGCGCAGACCGGCGAAGTTATGGCGCTTCATGACGCCGGCGAAACCACGACCGATCGTGATGCCCGAGGCATCCACGTACTGGCCGGGCACGAAGTGCGTCGCGGACAGCTCCTGACCGGGCTGGAGCAGCGCATCCTCGCTGACCCGGAATTCGCCCAGCTTCTGCTTCGGCGGCACCTTGGCCTTACCGAAGTGACCGCGCTGCGCCTTGCTTACATTCTTGGCCTTGGCCTTGCCCGCACCCAGCTGCACGGCGGTGTAGCCGTCCTTGTCCTGGGTCCGGACCGCGGTGACCTGGCAATTGTCCACCTGCAGCACCGTCACCGGCACGTGCCGGCCGGCTTCGGTGAACACGCGGGTCATGCCGACCTTCTTGGCGAGTACGCCGGTACGCATCACGGCTTACCCCTTCAGCTTGATCTCGACGTCGACGCCCGCGGCCAGGTCCAGCTTCATCAGCGCGTCCACTGTCTGCGGCGTCGGGTCGACGATGTCCAAGAGACGCTTGTGCGTCCGCACCTCGAACTGCTCGCGGCTCTTCTTATCGATGTGCGGGCCGCGCAGCACCGTGTACTTGTCGATGTGCGTCGGCAGCGGGATCGGGCCCCGCACCCGCGCGCCGGTCCGCTTGGCCGTGTTCACGATCTCCGAGGTCGACTGGTCGAGGACCCGGTGCTCGAAGGCCTTCAAGCGGATACGGATATTCTGGCTTTCCATCGTCGCCACCTTGTCTGGGCCGGCCGGCCCGCTCCTGCTGTCCGGGTGTACCGGAGTGGAGCGGACCCGGCCGATCCGCGTCTATCGTGTTATTCGATGATCTTGGACACGACGCCGGCGCCGACGGTGCGGCCGCCTTCGCGGATGGCGAAGCGCAGGCCCTCGTCCATGGCGATCGGGTGGATCAGCTCCACGTCCATCGTCACGTTGTCGCCCGGCATCACCATCTCCGTGCCTTCCGGCAGCGTCACCACGCCCGTCACGTCCGTCGTCCGGAAGTAGAACTGCGGACGGTAGTTCGTGAAGAACGGCGTGTGACGACCGCCCTCATCCTTGTTCAGAATGTAGGCTTCCGCCGTGAACTTCGTGTGCGGCGTGATCGTCCCCGGCTTCGCCAGAACCTGACCGCGCTCCACGTCGTCACGCGCAACACCGCGCAGCAGCGCACCGATGTTGTCACCCGCCTGGCCGCTGTCCAGCAGCTTGCGGAACATCTCCACGCCCGTCACAACCGTCTTGCGCGTCTTCTTGATCCCGACGATCTCAACCTCTTCGCCGGTCTTGATCACGCCCTGCTCCACGCGGCCCGTCACCACCGTGCCGCGACCCGAAATCGAGAACACGTCCTCGATCGGCATCAGGAACGGACGGTCCGCCGCGCGCTCCGGCTGCGGAATGTAGTTATCGATCGCGTCGACCAGCTCCATGATGCTGTCCGCACCCAGCTTCTGGTCGGTGCCCTCGATCGCCGCCAGCGCGGACCCCTTGATCACCGGAATGTCGTCGCCCGGGAAATCGTAGTTGTTCAGCAGCTCGCGAACTTCCAGCTCGACCAGCTCCAGCAGCTCCTCGTCGTCCACCTGATCGCACTTGTTCAGGTACACCACGATCGCCGGAACGCCGACCTGACGCGCCAGCAGAATGTGCTCGCGCGTCTGCGGCATCGGACCGTCCGCCGCCGAAACCACCAGCACCGCGCCGTCCATCTGCGCCGCGCCCGTGATCATGTTCTTCACGTAGTCCGCGTGACCCGGGCAGTCCACGTGCGCATAGTGACGGTGCGGCGTCTGGTACTCCACGTGCGCCGTCGAAATCGTGATCCCGCGCTGCTTCTCTTCCGGCGCCTTGTCGATCGCGTCGTACGCCAGGTACTGCGAACCGCCCTGCTCCGCCAATACCTTCGTGATCGCCGCCGTCAACGTCGTCTTCCCGTGGTCAACGTGCCCGATCGTACCGATGTTGCAGTGCGGCTTGTCGCGCTCGAACTTTTGCTTCGCCATCGCTGTCTGTCTCCGTTACCCGGTATCTGTCTGCCGCCCCGCGGGGTGCGCCGCCGGGCGTTCGTGTTCTTGTGCGTTTGTGACGTCCGACCACCGCGCCCGGCGCGCGCCCCGACCGAAGCCAGGGCGCGCGCCAGCGGCGTTTAGGCCATCTTCGATACGACCTCGTCAGCCACCGCTTGCGGCACGCGGTCGTAGTGGCTGAAGTGCATCGTGAACTGGGCCCGGCCCTGGCTCATCGAGCGCAGCGTCTTGACGTAGCCGAACATGTTGGCCAGCGGCACCTCGGCGTTGATCACGCGGGCGTTGCCCCGGTGATCCATCGCGCCGACGCTGCCACGCCGGGAGTTCAGGTCGCCGATGATGTCGCCCATGTACTCGTCCGGGGTCACCACCTCGACCTTCATAACCGGCTCCAGCAGAACCGGCTTGGCCTTCTTGATGCCATCGCGGAACGCCTGACGCGTCGCGACCTCGAAAGCCATGATGCTGGAGTCGACGTCGTGGCTGGCACCGTCGACCAGCGTTGCCTTGAAGTCGATCACCGGGAAGCCGGCGATAACACCGCCCTCGCGGGCGTTTTCCAGGCCGCGCTCGACGCCCGGAATATAATCCTTAGGCACCGACCCGCCAACAACCGCGTTCTCGAACTTGAAGCCCTCGCCGGCTTCCAGCGGCTCGAACACGAGCTTGACGCGGGCGAACTGGCCGGCACCGCCGGTCTGCTTCTTGTGCGTGTGGTCGATCTCGGCACGCTGCGCGATGGTCTCGCGATAGGCGACCTGCGGGGCGCCAACGTTGGCATCGACCTTGAACTCACGCCGCAGCCGATCAACCAGGATGTCGAGGTGCAGCTCGCCCATGCCCTTGATGACGGTCTGACCACTCTCGACGTCGGTCTGAACCTGGAAGGACGGGTCTTCCTGCGCCAGACGGCCCAGCGCCTGCCCCATCTTCTCCTGGTCCGCCTTGGACTTCGGCTCGACCGCGACCTCGATTACCGGATCCGGGAACTCCATGCGCTCCAGGACGATCGGCGACTTCGGGTCGCACAGCGTCTCACCGGTCGTGACATCCTTCAGACCCGCGATCGCGACGATGTCGCCAGCCAGCGCTTCCTCGATCTCCTCGCGGTGGTTGGCGTGCATCAGCAGCATGCGGCCAACGCGCTCGCGCTTGTCCTTGACGGAGTTGAGGATCTGCGCGCCCTTCGTCACCTTACCCGAATAGACGCGCACGAAGGTCAGCGTGCCGACGAACGGGTCGGTCATGATCTTGAACGCCAGCGCGCTCATCGGCTCGTCGTCACCGGCCTTGCGGAAGTCCTCTTCCTCGGTGCCCGGCTTGACGCCGCGAATCGCCTCGACGTCCATCGGCGACGGCAGATAGTCGACGACGCCGTCGAGCAGCGGCTGCACGCCCTTGTTCTTGAAAGCCGACCCGCAGAACACCGGCACGAACGAGAGGTTACAGGTGCCCTTGCGAACCAGCTTGCGCAGCGTGTCGTTATCCGGCTCGGTGCCCTCGAGGTAGGCCTCCATGACCTCCTCGTCCTGCTCGACCGCGTGCTCGATCAGCTCCTGACGGGCGTTCTCGGCCGCTTCCTTCAGGCTGTCCGGGATCTCTTCGTAATCCCACTTCGCGCCGAGCGTCTCTTCCTGCCAGACGATCGCGCGCTGCTCGATGACGTCGATGACGCCCTTGTGATCGGCCTCGGTGCCGTATGGGAGCTGCATCACCGCCGGCGTCGCGCCGAGGCGATCGCGCATCATCTGCACGCACCGATCGAAGTTGGCGCCC
This genomic window contains:
- the rpmD gene encoding 50S ribosomal protein L30, with product MATSKKKTVRVTQVRGGNHRKRAQRETLLGLGLTHRGRTRELEDTPAVRGMIAKVAHLVKVEEASS
- the rpsE gene encoding 30S ribosomal protein S5; the encoded protein is MARDNRQQDRRGEDSELIEKLVHINRVAKVVAGGRRFGFAALVVVGDGKGRVGYGNGKAREVPEAIRKGTDQAKRNMVRVPLREGRTLHHDVKGHFGAGRVTLRAAPPGTGIIAGGPMRAIFEALGVQDVVAKSNGTQNPHNMIKATVDGLTSSYSPRQVAQRRGKKVSDIVGRRDEAHTSGE
- the rplR gene encoding 50S ribosomal protein L18 — encoded protein: MLDARKLRQRRKFRQRLAIRRKGGNRPRLSVFRSNKYIYAQVIDDAAGNTVAFASSMDPELRDKLSSRNDKNAAIEVGKLVAQRASKAGVDKVVFDRSGYAYHGRVQALADAAREGGLTF
- the rplF gene encoding 50S ribosomal protein L6; translated protein: MSRVGKNPVAIPSGVEIDVRETEIRVKGQKGELSAPVNDLVRTEQKDGQFTVRPVDEENPKARAMWGTTRAIVANMVTGVTTGFSRELEINGVGFRAQVQGSNLFLQLGFSHDIHYPIPSDLTVECPKPTSIKVSGANKQSVGQFAAEIRAMRPPEPYKGKGIKYVDETILRKEGKKK
- the rpsH gene encoding 30S ribosomal protein S8, with product MALSDPLGDLLTRIRNGQMANKRTISAPGSRLHQNVLEVLQREGFIRGYGVRDVRPGVREVEIELKYNEGEPVIQEISRISRPGRRVYSKIKELPRVYNGLGITILSTPQGVLSDAEARQANVGGEVLCRVF
- the rpsN gene encoding 30S ribosomal protein S14, with the protein product MAKKSDFETNKRRRQMADKYAAKRAELKQRGRDMSLSPEERFQAHLDLAKLPRNSSRTRVNNRCEITGRARGYYRKFRVSRIALRELALSGEIPGMVKSSW
- the rplE gene encoding 50S ribosomal protein L5, whose translation is MAARLKEHYDTEVRKQLHEQFAYTNPMQVPRLQKIVINMGVGEATQDTKRVQNAVNDLGKLAGQKAVVTRAKKSIAGFRVRENMPLGCKVTLRRDRMYEFLDRLVTIALPRVRDFRGVPPKSFDGRGNFSMGLKEQIVFPEINYDDVDMIRGLDIAICTTATTDEEARALLKAFDMPFQS
- the rplX gene encoding 50S ribosomal protein L24; protein product: MMANKIKKGDTVVVLSGKDKGKSGEVLRLDPREQRAVVQGVNVVKRHQRQSMQSQGGIEEKEASIHVSNIAVSDPKDGKPTRVGFRTLDDGRKVRVARRSGETIDR
- the rplN gene encoding 50S ribosomal protein L14, giving the protein MIQMQTQLDVADNSGARRVQCIKVLGGSKRKFASVGDVIVVSVKEAIPRGRVKKGDVHKAVVVRTAKEIHRQDGTGIRFDRNAAVLLNRQNEPIGTRIFGPVTRELRARKFMKIISLAPEVL
- the rpsQ gene encoding 30S ribosomal protein S17, with translation MPRRILQGYVVSDKGEKTVQVSVERRVKHPLYKKFIKRSKRYSAHDEANAAKVGDFVRIRECAPHSKTKRWEVVGDEQAAG
- the rpmC gene encoding 50S ribosomal protein L29, giving the protein MKAEEGRAKTADQLKEQLLQLRKEQFNLRFQKASGQLENTGRVKEVRRDIARIKTLLTEKNKNLPGKET
- the rplP gene encoding 50S ribosomal protein L16 translates to MLQPNRTKYRKVQKGKSKLRGVAKGGTQLNFGRYGLKATSSARISARQIEAARRSITRHMRRVGKLWIRIFPDVPITDKPAEVRMGKGKGTVEWWCARVRPGRVIFELDGVPQEVAEEAFRLASAKLPVETKFVTRLEG
- the rpsC gene encoding 30S ribosomal protein S3 — encoded protein: MGNKINPTGLRLGINRTWDSRWFAARQQYGDLLHEDLRLRRYLKKHLHQAGVSRIIIERPAKKARITIHTARPGVVIGKKGADIERLRQDLQKMTESEVHLNILEVRKPEIEAKLVAENIANQLERRVAFRRAMKRSVQSAMRLGAQGIRITCSGRLGGSEIARTEWYHEGRVPLHTLRADIDYGDATAKTAYGTCGVKVWVFKGEILAHDPHAQDKRQETTGRNQ
- the rplV gene encoding 50S ribosomal protein L22, yielding MGKAKSARPVAENEAYAMARSIRTSPRKLNEVCGLIRGRGAETALAELSFCKRKVAEDVRKVLQSAIANAENNHQLDVDRLYVSEASVGKSLVMKRFRPRARGSVGRIDKPFSRLTVVVREREESA
- the rpsS gene encoding 30S ribosomal protein S19, with translation MARSVWKGPFVDGFLLEKAENAREKGRKEIIKTWSRRSTIMPQFVGLTFGVYNGKKFLPVLVTEHMVGHKLGEFAPTRTFTGHAADKKAKRR
- the rplB gene encoding 50S ribosomal protein L2, producing the protein MALKTYNPRTPTQRQLVTVDRKDLYRGQPVKKLTDGLSKSGGRNNQGRITARRRGGGAKRTYRIVDFKRREKFGVPATVERIEYDPNRTAYIALLTYEDGDQAYILAPQRLKAGDRVIADEKTDVKPGNAMPLKSVPIGSIIHNVEMKAGKGGQIARAAGSYVQLVGRDQGYALLRMGSGEVRMVRGECMATIGAVSNQDHANINKGKAGRNRWLGKRPSVRGVAMNPIDHPHGGGEGRTSGGRHPVNPWGKPTKGAKTRKNKKTDRLIVRRRNKQRS
- a CDS encoding 50S ribosomal protein L23, yielding MRREAQAIKGKTRPKPSQERMYTLVKRPVITEKSTLNQEHNQVTFEVPLDATKPEIKAAVESLFSVKVTDVNTLRQKGKVKRFRGIRGRRSDSKKAYVSLAEGHSIDVTTGI
- the rplD gene encoding 50S ribosomal protein L4; this encodes MKCPVTTLDNKQAGEIELSDSVFAQPVRKDILARVVNWQLAKRRVGSASTQTRGEVTTSKTKIYRQKGTGRARHGSRNANIFRGGGVAHGPRPRDFAHDLPKKVRRLGLKTALSAKAAEGKLVVLEQATAESPRTKELQKKLDSMGVANALVIGGAQLDQNFSLAARNIVGIDVLPQVGANVHDILRHDTLVLTKEAVQALEARLT